A window from Symphalangus syndactylus isolate Jambi chromosome 22, NHGRI_mSymSyn1-v2.1_pri, whole genome shotgun sequence encodes these proteins:
- the LOC129471986 gene encoding large ribosomal subunit protein uL18-like — MGQNVADYMRYLMEEDEDAYKKQFSQYIKNSVTPDVEEMCKKAHAAIRENPVYERKPKKEVKKQRWNRPKKSLAQKKDRVAQKKASFLSAQERAAES, encoded by the coding sequence ATGGGCCAGAATGTTGCAGATTACATGCGCTACTTAATGGAAGAAGATGAAGATGCTTACAAGAAACAGTTCTCTCAATACATAAAGAACAGCGTAACTCCAGACGTGGAAGAAATGTGTAAGAAAGCTCATGCTGCTATACGAGAGAATCCGGTCTATGAAAGGAAGCCcaagaaagaagttaaaaagcAGAGGTGGAACCGTCCCAAAAAGTCCCTTGCTCAGAAGAAGGATCGGGTAGCTCAAAAGAAGGCAAGCTTCCTCAGCGCTCAGGAGCGGGCTGCTGAGAGCTAA